The following proteins are co-located in the Sporosarcina pasteurii genome:
- a CDS encoding antibiotic biosynthesis monooxygenase translates to MNIFTTTGTMNFMESLRQKYINEKMVVMHSDEHSLLLHETTGPSVFQTPLRYEVIGSISSLEDEGFFAFNHISVSDEGRPIFEHLLRGRIKSIQGEPGFIALRLLRPQTSNTYIVLTQWSDKRFFKFWKESTNYLHLIATHEKGIGLKKSPLMFSSAPYVKTYTTLEDEEEE, encoded by the coding sequence ATGAATATCTTTACGACTACGGGAACGATGAATTTTATGGAATCGCTAAGACAAAAATATATCAATGAAAAAATGGTTGTGATGCATAGTGATGAGCACTCACTTTTATTGCATGAAACAACAGGACCTTCCGTTTTTCAAACACCCTTACGGTACGAGGTAATTGGCTCTATCAGCAGCTTAGAAGATGAAGGTTTCTTTGCTTTTAATCATATTTCAGTATCAGATGAAGGACGCCCAATATTTGAACACCTTTTACGCGGTCGAATAAAATCCATTCAGGGAGAACCTGGTTTCATCGCGCTTCGATTATTACGACCACAAACTTCAAATACGTACATCGTCTTAACCCAATGGTCTGATAAACGCTTTTTCAAATTCTGGAAGGAATCTACCAATTATCTCCATCTTATTGCCACGCATGAAAAAGGAATAGGTTTAAAAAAGAGTCCTCTGATGTTTTCGAGTGCCCCTTATGTTAAAACTTATACAACATTAGAAGATGAAGAGGAAGAGTAA
- a CDS encoding M20 family metallopeptidase codes for MKNQLFEKLTNAYEDMVVIRRHLHMHPELSFKEEKTAQYIVDFYTDLGIEVQANVGGNGVVARVKGGKPGKTVALRADFDALPIQDEKDVPYQSTVPGVMHACGHDGHTATLLQLAKAIHELHENLAGEYVFIHQHAEELAPGGAISMIEDGCLDGVDVIFGTHLWSQTDAGTVEYLAGPIMAASDMFEIKVQGAGGHGANPHQTKDAIVIGAQLVTNLQQIVSRRVDPIESAVLSVGSFVAENAFNVIADTAKLRGTVRTFTPEIRDLMETEIKRVVEGTALTNNCTIDIVYRRGYPAVVNHKDETAYVKKIAEDVVGSELVVETPPHMGGEDFAYYLEKVPGTFFFTGAKPDVPYPHHHPKFDFDENAMLTAAKILGAAALEYQE; via the coding sequence TTGAAAAACCAATTATTCGAAAAGCTGACGAATGCATATGAGGACATGGTTGTCATCCGACGACACCTTCACATGCATCCCGAACTTTCTTTTAAAGAAGAAAAAACAGCACAGTACATTGTTGATTTTTACACAGACCTTGGCATCGAGGTTCAAGCAAACGTCGGTGGAAATGGGGTTGTTGCTCGAGTTAAAGGGGGGAAGCCAGGTAAAACAGTGGCTCTCCGCGCAGATTTCGATGCACTTCCTATTCAAGATGAAAAAGATGTACCTTATCAATCAACAGTTCCTGGCGTCATGCATGCTTGTGGACATGACGGACATACAGCAACGCTTCTTCAGCTTGCAAAAGCAATTCACGAATTGCATGAAAACCTTGCGGGTGAATATGTCTTCATCCATCAACATGCGGAGGAATTAGCCCCAGGCGGCGCTATCTCAATGATTGAAGATGGTTGTTTAGACGGCGTTGACGTTATTTTCGGTACGCATCTTTGGTCTCAAACTGATGCCGGAACAGTAGAATATTTGGCCGGCCCTATTATGGCAGCGTCAGATATGTTTGAAATTAAAGTTCAAGGAGCAGGTGGACACGGAGCAAATCCACATCAAACAAAAGATGCCATTGTGATCGGTGCCCAACTCGTTACAAATCTACAGCAAATTGTTTCTCGTCGCGTTGACCCAATCGAATCTGCCGTTTTATCTGTCGGCTCATTCGTAGCAGAAAATGCCTTTAATGTGATCGCAGATACTGCTAAATTACGAGGAACTGTTCGTACATTCACACCTGAAATTCGCGACTTAATGGAAACTGAAATTAAGCGCGTTGTAGAAGGAACTGCTCTTACAAATAATTGTACGATCGACATCGTTTATAGACGCGGTTATCCGGCAGTTGTGAATCACAAAGACGAAACTGCATATGTAAAAAAGATCGCGGAAGATGTGGTAGGTTCAGAACTTGTCGTTGAGACACCTCCACATATGGGCGGAGAAGACTTTGCCTATTACCTTGAAAAAGTGCCGGGCACATTTTTCTTTACAGGCGCAAAACCAGATGTTCCTTACCCGCACCATCACCCAAAATTTGACTTTGATGAGAATGCGATGCTAACAGCCGCAAAAATCCTCGGCGCAGCAGCACTCGAATATCAGGAATAA
- a CDS encoding competence protein ComK: MQIIKPDVPYIISTNTLVLKTIRKESRLMTLIMENDSQFTHPRKSLHLIRASCHHYGTSFKVATYNAKKILNNRHKVPIVVAFDHGFPLIMMPTLSTDSEQNVWIAFHAIVNIKPEGAVRTTIELTNKHFIIVDSSETTIRRQMTLAYILQRAYQQNFSQFRGTWIPNLPYA; this comes from the coding sequence TTGCAAATTATTAAACCTGATGTCCCTTATATTATTTCCACAAACACACTTGTCTTAAAAACGATTCGAAAAGAAAGTAGACTTATGACCCTTATAATGGAAAACGACAGTCAATTTACACATCCAAGAAAATCCTTACATCTTATTAGAGCATCTTGTCATCATTACGGGACATCCTTTAAAGTAGCAACATATAACGCTAAAAAAATACTCAATAATCGTCACAAGGTCCCCATTGTCGTCGCCTTTGACCATGGATTCCCCTTAATTATGATGCCAACATTATCAACTGATTCTGAACAAAACGTTTGGATTGCTTTTCATGCAATCGTTAACATCAAACCAGAAGGGGCTGTGCGCACGACAATCGAATTAACAAATAAACATTTTATAATAGTCGATTCATCTGAAACTACTATCCGAAGACAAATGACTTTAGCATACATATTACAACGTGCTTATCAACAGAACTTCAGTCAATTCAGAGGTACGTGGATTCCTAATCTGCCGTACGCTTAA